In Tachypleus tridentatus isolate NWPU-2018 chromosome 3, ASM421037v1, whole genome shotgun sequence, the sequence tacaactaaaaatttttaaattttgtagaaatgaaaaacaaagatgaACAAGGAATAATCGGATATTATGAATAACAAAGTTACATGTAAAGAATCCACGTTTTACAggttaatttttctaaatgaaattAAGGCTTACCAATGTATCCCTCCTTTCACCTTTGTTATGTGGCATACATGGATGTATTTGAAACAATAGCCACAAATGGTGGAAAGAGTAAACCTGACATTTGGATAAGATGTTTAGATGACACATTCTTAGTGTGGaaatatggtttgtttatttctggTTTGTTTGAAATAGCACATGAAACATGAGATATTACTGGGAAGAAGCAGTAATACTGATGAAGCCAATGAGTATTAGAGCCAATAATACCTTTAAAACTTTGGAAATAATAAAGTGAAAGAAAGatcacaaattattaaacagagATGAATGTCCAAGCAAATACCTCTTGTAAGAATGTGGCAAGACTTCCTCTAAGAAATACTTAGAAACCATAAACCAACACAAAAGTCACACAACCTTTATAAAAGGTACAAATCACTCCTGATGATGACACTGAGGTGTCAAAACATGTAAACTTTTTTGAAAGCCATAGATCAGCCtgaatttaaaacagttttcactgtGTATCCTTTTAATGTTGaatgttattcattattttaacattaagcaCAAGAGCCAAGAAACAATACTTGGGTCTATCTAATGAGTTAGTACAAAAAGCATCTTTCTTAAATCTTTAATAATTAGATCagcacataaagaaataaagtgaCATCATATATGAAACCATCTAATGGAAATGCTCAGAAAACTATACTTGAAACATGCCAGTTTCTGTATGATAGAACAACAAAAGTAAGGGACTTCCAAAACctcaaaaatataatgttattgcTGCACATTATACTAAAGACACTGGGATATCAtaaatggaaaacattttatcTGATGCTAAGATCTTATCCAGACAAAGTTAATTGAACCACATTAAATGAGTCATTTCAATCACTTAAAcctaaaagtaagaaatatacaCATTAGCCTTTAATTAGGGATATTGATTGAGTTTGGAAAATTAAAAGTATCTTCAATTTTTATTGTGTCTCTATCTATATATCATAGCAAATGCACATAACAGTGATATGCTTTTAACATCTTAGCTGTTTACAtgcattgtttatatactattgtTAATATCCACTGTTGGAAGAATTTAACTTTGAGAATGTTTCATTTCACTATGTACTTTTGGGACACAAGGAACTGTGTTCTAGTTTGCTTTCAACTTTATTAATGAACTTGTATCTTACAAATTAagatacacagtaaaatattgaaagaaaaaagataaaccCAGGGTTTAGAGGTAACTATTTCTCTTTCAGGTATTTTAATCTTCTTTTCCTTAAAAAATCTATTAACACATTAAATCagtttttacaaaattttctaactttaaaaaaatggaCAAATGACAAACCTAAATTCCCAACTCTTCCAGTACGACCAATACGATGAACGTATTCTTCAACATCAGTCGGTAAATCATAGTTAATCACATGTTTCACATTTGGTATATCCAAGCCTCTAGAAGCAacctataaaaattattttattcatttttggtcAAATCAAATAATTACTCAAGTGTTTTGATTTCATTAATATATCACTTCTATCCAAGAACATGTTTTAAACTGAAGCTGGCATCTATTCTATGCTTGAACCCAAACCCATCATGTTCTGTTCATGCACTACaaaaattatacacattacaATTTCTGGTTTAATTGTTGTTTGCTGTTTTTTGTCAAGTTTCTTAGAAGTGGTAAACTACAGGGAATGAAACTGGTCAACCCTATCTACCtctaactctttggctattctaaCTGAATAGTGAGAATGGCAAATAGAATATATCACCTACTCACACAGATGAAAAGAAGAGCCCATTTGAtaatgggattcaaacccatgaccaaCAGACTAAGTCAACCACCTTTACCATAAAGTCATGCAAGGATTATCAGTATAAGAAATAACAATGAATATACCAAAAGTGCcaaaattatactaattaaattataatgaatCAACAATTTCCCCATactttaaaaccaaactacataAAATTTAGTTCAAtcacttaatttaaaatgtagcagctgacttacaacattaaagatgggaaagaaataaaaataaaataaaagtaaaatattttaaactataacacTTTGATAATTCATAAATCTCAGAATCATATTTCcagcaacataaaaaaaattaagggaAAAACATCAAAAAGCAAAATGTGGCAGCTGGTGTGCAATGTTAGGCATAATAAGTAATACTCTGAAACAAGTTGTTAACCagataaacaacttatttttccACACTTCtcttaaattttaatacaatttgGTCATGTACAACAATATTAGAAAGATTAAAATGCACcattttttctattttacttgCTTAGCTTTCTCACCATTCACTCATTCAAATACAATTCATGACAACAAATTAACCTTTACAATTTCCACACTAACTTCTgacattttgtgtatcttcatgaaatttcacAAGGTTTAAACAACCATTTATTGACTGCTCCGGGTGttgaataattttcatgttaaaattaaatgcactttttcatttgaaaattttcaaatttaatttgaataatatatcTGATACCTCCTAAATAATTCTGTTACTTTTCATTAAAACTTCAGTTTGTTACTTtcttttcttaataaatatacaagtgcacagtgactttctgaacaccctgtacttgcAACATCTGAAAAAAAGGATGTGATGTGTGAATATGGGAAGAGGGGGCCTGACTTTCCATTTTAAGACTGTTACCAAATTAGATTGGACAGTGTAACAGTTATGCTTTGCCAAAGTGATTACAAAATTAtgatgagtaatttacattaaatttcattcttttttGAAAGAGTAGTAAATATATTAGACATTGGCAGTTATCTGCAATCAAATGTTACAATTTTCACACAAGGGGAACTGagaatttagttttaatattataaaatttagaacttaaaacttctacaatgttacattttgaatataactcactAAAGTCTCATGACTTACATTGCCAAAAATAGTTGTCCACTGAGAAAAGTGTCAACATATTAGCATGCCAATAGCAACaccacaaacaaatataaatttaaaaactgtagTACCaatcttttattcttttctttttccataaattttgttttgtgtgataatgcttttttaaaaagatttaaagtttaaaaaagtttCAAGGATTAAATAATGACATTAGAAAAACTTAACTAAATATTTCTTGGACAGAGTTCATTTTCCTCCATGAATTTTACCTCAGTTTTACCATATTAAATTCTGATACTTACAGCTGTGGCTACAAGAATAGGCCTACGACCTGATCGAAAAGACCACAAAGCATCCTCTCTTTCCCGCTGAGATTTATTACCATGTATACTTGCTACTGGGTAGCCTTCTTCTGTCAGGAAGTGCACTAGTGCATCTGCCCCTTTCTTGGTTTCCACAAAGGTCAAGGTTAAAGAGTCAGGTGCTAATGGAAAATGCAAACAGCTTCAATGTACTCTAAATTTCTAAGTcaatacaaaaaaacattcaatagaacttttgaaataaatatttttttcatattatattactCTCTAAAATACAATCAAGCTCAGTAATAAATTTATCTACAGTATTATATCAGGTTTCAAGTGTCAATAACATCACAGCTtgatatttattactaaaattatgaTATCAGAGTTCTCTAATACACTGCTTTTAATGGCTGAAGATCTATTCCATTAATAgctttaataaagtttataaaatcatataaatataaaatgttaattttataaaaatatataattttatatacacataaaattacaatgaaaaagTTGGTTACATAGGATCAGCTGTAAGTATCCAACAACTTGTACACTTCTCTGTAATTCCACAGCGAATGAAAAAGATTGAGTTAAAATCAAACATCTTAAAGGAAAGAGTGTAGAAAACAAAAATCCAACCCCTTTTCAGTAACAAGCTTAAAAATTATGCTCATCAAGAAACCTATAAAAACATGAAGCTTTTCAAAATTTGGGTTTTTCCAAAAAACCTTTTCTTTTAACCAGTTTTTATAGTTAACTTTTAtgctaacaaaatattttgtgtcacaGTTAGGcttaattttgtttgaaacacCTTTCTTGTTGCAAGGAGCTTTTAAAGACATTAATGAGTTTGTTTTAGGTAACAAGATAGGTAAAAAATGATACCAATTtttcaagttataaaaaaaaacttctccaAAATCTACAATATTTGATTAAACAActcaatatcaaaataaacactgCAGAGTTTTTGGATTTGATTCAAAGAAATATACTTCAAcaaataagaaatgtttattaactaCTTCAATTCAACAACACTAAATTTCAATGATTCAAGGTTTTTATAGGTAATCTTCTGACAAGTAATGCATATTCATATGCCATGATCATTCTGTtattacagtttacataaaaaaaaataccacACTGGTTAAAGTACAGACTGAAATATATTGGAAATCCTTCTTACATGTATTTGCACACTTTAGTCCTGCTGCATTTAAAAGGTCCAGCAAAAAGGACCGTTTATCTAGTTCATCTACCCATACTTTCTTTTGAGTGATGTTTTCTGATGTACTTCCAACACGACCCACAGCAAGAAAAATGTAGTTATGTAAAAACTTCCTAGCCAGCTCCTAataggtaaaaaacaaaatataactaacaGTCTATTTTTGCCTGAAAAAGAGAATGGAAAGTTTCTTATACACTAACTATCTATAAAAGGTAATAACAACAGAGAACATTTCAGCTGGATTGCCCTTTTAAACTACAGATCCCAAAAAGTACAGCAGTGTTTTAAAATGAGCATTTAAGGTTCCCCAGCATTGACTGttatttttcgttttttcttatttaacaacATTACTTCTTAGTTTTGCCATTTAACAAGCTTCTGCACATAATTATCATTAGATACTTTGGTATATTTTTATGCAGCTATAACCaccttttgtgtgtgtatatcttAAGGCTTACTGATGATTAAgtatttaagcacaaaaatgTGGTTTAAATGTAAGTGACATTTGTGTTGTACTGTGCTAGttctaaatgaaataacaaaatactgtttttgttttcacttttgaaGGGTTGgtagaatttacaaaaaatacatatatttggaAATGGTTCACCCTGCAGTAAACTACACAATTTTACTCTGCAACTATACGAAAAACAGCAAGAATTATTATTCTAGGTCTATTCAAAACCATATGAACATGTATCTCAGGaaagctagtatgggtattaacactttaacaaaTCAGAGAACATCtgtcatcttctggttaacaaaGTTATCAaagagatgacctaagaaggttgaaacattgtactctgctttattagtagaagtgttaatacccataccaggcatatcctgaaatacatttttacttcaaatgagttTCTCCTCATCATGGAAAACCATATGAACGCTTCTTTACAAACCCATCAATACAGtaactataaaaaattatactttcacCATTTAGTGTATGTTAAATAGAACAGAAATACTAACCTGTACTTTTTTTGGAAATGTTGCAGAAAACATCATTGTTAGCCTATTCCCTGTTGGTGGCATGTTGTGCTCTAAAACAATGCGATGAATCTGTGGTTCAAAACCCATGTCCAGCATACGATCTGCCTCATCTAACACCAGGTACCTTAAGGGAGAAGAAACTTTACCagaatttttaagaaaattatgtttcaatgtttctttgcaagtaaaatatacaaaagtgAAAACTGTCACTGCTAATGTGTTAAATTATGAGGTTGAATTTGAGcaaacattcttataattttttataaaaatgttgaagAAAATTAAACAGCAGTAAATCTCACATACATACTTCTTTCAGATGCTAAGCTTGAAACTGAGATCCAAGAGCAATGTCAATAATATAAcactaaacacacacactttaatgaTATCAGTGAACATGGAAATTACCCAAGTCCATCTTACAAATAGAATTTAATTTCACAATAAGAAACAATGTAGAATTATAATGAAAATCAAGTTTCCAGTTGTCAATCTATTGAATTTCAAAAACATACGACTTTAAGGCAATTTTAACAAAAGATGAGTTCCAACTAACTAAcacaacaaatatgttttaagtaaTAATCTAAGTGGCATCTAAACATAAGCAGTGAGGGATTTTTGCTTTCAGTTAAATACAGCTCAAATTTCTAACTAAAAAGCTTCTatgtattcaaaaataatttacaggcaaatatatttacttttctttaatatattaaacattttttagttgttttcaaaatcatttttaaacaaaGGTTCTGTTATAAAGTCGAAATTGCTTCtgatttttttaacatatattaacatctTTCCAAAAGAGCTAACACATACTTTCATATATTTATGCATTTGTAGATAAAAAGCAAAAAAGTCTGAAAATGCAACCACAGAAGTAAAGGTGTTGTGATATCTAGTGAAGTGTTCATcctgtttgtatttttgttattgttttaaaataccagagaagcttttttttttgtaagtacaGTTGTAACTGTTTAAGGTATTCTTGAAAGTGAGGAGAACAAGTGATATAAAGgtaaccaaaaaacaaaacatctatacATCATAAGAGCAGTTTCATAACATGAACACAATCTAAAATTAACTCTTTCAGTATTGGCTTGTAACTATTTCGTTATGACATAatgtattatacaaacatttgAATTACAGTCTACAGTTTGATCCCAAACTGAAGGAGATAAAATCATAAATTCAGCTAAATtctgaatgcaagtcaataaataCAATTACACGGCCTTTGACCTGTAACTCAACTTGAAAGAGTTAACATTAAACCTCATACAAACATCTTAACTCTGCAATCTTGCTGTACCTATTTATTTACAGAGGTGGGGTGAAAATTACCACCAGGTTTATCATGACTTTTCATGAAACACAAAATGCACTGATCTGTTTTCCTCGTCTAAACATACATTTACCTACACAGTCTGTAAAACCTTTTTCTTCTCCGATTCTTGAACTAAGTCTATTACAAAATTGTGAAATTAAACATAACGTATTTTTCTTTGTTCAAAAACAACTACTTATTTAATTCTATGATAACTGCTTTATTTCttctgctcttttttttttttttgctaaatgtGATCCATAAGCTTAACACttaattatattgtttctactttcatcagctatttttgttttctgattaATTACAGCTGACAGCAGTCCTAGTTAAGAGCTTGTAAAGGGAATAAGCTTAACATTCATCCAGCTTGGTTGTGATTGGCTTCAAGGAACATTTAAAAATCTCAAACAATCTTTCCTTCTCAGAAATGTCTtacaaattaagatatttttaatgttaatgagCAAAAATATTATTCACTGTCCAACTTGTTTATTCAGGTAGTAGTCACTCCATATTAACTCCACTAATTATGTTTTTCCCAAATAATTCGTTTtgaagtgaaaaaaattataattatttaatatgtttactCTTTTAGTAGATGTATTTAGgtttatataaattgtttaacCTTCTTTTGGTTAAATTTCAAGCATCTGatacactgtccttattttaaaaataagaaccagtcaaaacattaaaaatcccTTCAGACAATGCATTTAGTTAAGAATGCAACAATTAAATTAATAAGGGAGaaccaaaaatttaaaaatttgattggaaaaagtaaataaaagtttaagacattaaaaaaatacaccaACTACAAATATGATACTAGCAcataataaaagtgtaaatttCAAGTTTTATCTATGAAACTAAATTCCTACACAAAGTACTAAAATACCAATTCTGcaatattgtaaattttaaaaagttgtttgaaaAAGACAGaaccatattttataaatatatttttatgactgATTTGCAAGTTACCTGAATGTCGAAGTCGCCAGAAAAGGGTTGATAGTTGgaattaaactttaattactgTCACACTGTAGGTATAATTCTTAACAGTCAACTACTTAGGATTGAATTTTTTGACCAATTGaaacaaatgtaacaaaaaatttaatattcactGTGGTCAAGAAAAAAACTTAAGTTCCATGACACAATGTAAGCTATGATGCTATTTGAACAGAGGACTATTAATATAGAAGCTTGTGATTTTCAATGATAACTTTAAAACTTAAGATCCACAATTAAATACTTATGCTCCTCTTTTCTCAACGGGACATATATATTCAAgtaatttctcataattaccaCTCTTAATTCTAATACTTACTTCACAAGTTCCAAGCTAATTTTTCCCCattccatcatatttatttgtctttatgGTGTAGCCACCAATAAGTGGCAACCTCTGTTTAAGTTCTTCATTTGCTGAATGGGTTCAGCTCCTCCATAGACAACACAGGGTCTTAAGTGAGAGCGATAAGCAAACTTAGATGATTCGTCATAAATCTGACAAACCAGTTCTCTTGTTGGAGAAAGAACAAGCACTAGTGTACACTGAGTAACAGAAGTATCAAGCTTTTGTGGCtgtaaaaattaatcaaaaataaataatcagtattcttgtataaattatatttcctCTTTACTGATAGTGTGGGAGAATATTCTCCAAAGAGCACATCTCTCAAAACTCATTCAATACCTTTTTGGGAAAAGACAAGACTAGGTTTCACATTTGGTAAAATCTCCATAAATATTTCTACATGTATTGTAAATGTCAAAAAAGTGGTAAAAAATTTGTTTCTGTGACACTTTGTTTCATATTATCACATATACTCCCAGCAAAGTTGTGTTGCCATTGTGTCAGGATTACCacctatttttttctattaactaTAAAA encodes:
- the LOC143247020 gene encoding LOW QUALITY PROTEIN: ATP-dependent RNA helicase DDX3Y-like (The sequence of the model RefSeq protein was modified relative to this genomic sequence to represent the inferred CDS: deleted 1 base in 1 codon), whose translation is MMEWGKISLELVKYLVLDEADRMLDMGFEPQIHRIVLEHNMPPTGNRLTMMFSATFPKKVQELARKFLHNYIFLAVGRVGSTSENITQKKVWVDELDKRSFLLDLLNAAGLKCANTSPDSLTLTFVETKKGADALVHFLTEEGYPVASIHGNKSQREREDALWSFRSGRRPILVATAVASRGLDIPNVKHVINYDLPTDVEEYVHRIGRTGRVGNLGLATSFFNEKNRNMSLDLVELMAETKQELPDWLAALAKEVQTEQRASNSRKYGGGACRNLECTFSQKKATQ